Within Lolium rigidum isolate FL_2022 chromosome 5, APGP_CSIRO_Lrig_0.1, whole genome shotgun sequence, the genomic segment CCACGAACAGACCCAGAGTCGCCCTTCTTGCCCAACTGCGCCAAACCATATGCTAGACCATTGCTTGCACGGTCAACTTTGCATATGGAGATAGACTGATAGAGGTTCAGAAGGTCCTGTCCTTCAGCATATAGGCTCCAACAGGAAGAAGTATCCTTTACTTTGCATTGTAAAGTCTTGACAGTGCGCAAGCAATCGGATTCTAAAATTCCATATGGGGCTTGAAGCCTGATTAGGGATTTTAACCCTTGAAGACACGCTAGAACCTCAGCCTCCTCTGCACTCGCACACCATGAAATAAATTTCCATTCACATTCCACCACTTGTCCCAGATGGTCGCGGATAATAACTCCAATACCAGCCTTCTTGGTGGACACATCCCAGCCTGCATCAACGTTCTCTTTTAGTTGTCCTTCAGTTGGTGATGTCCAGTTAGAGAGCCTAACTGAACCTTCAGGTAATTAATGTTCAGGAGAAACTGCTGCTTTGCCCTTTGGGTCCGACCTTGCTAAATTGACTGAAGAAAAAGACTCCAAATAATTAGCTATGAAGGAAGCTGATGCAACTATTGATGCCTTCCCGTCTCCATGAACGATGTTGTTTCTAAGATGCCACGACCGCCAAAGCAGAAATATAATCTTCGCTCATATGGAGGGTGTACTTAGCAGGTGCAGCAACCATTCTTTGCTATTAATTTGGAATGCTGACTCCGGTGGGAGGGTCCAAATTTTCCTCATCTCTTCTCGCAAAGCTCTGGCCAAAGTGCATCTTATGAGCGCATGATGGCCATCCTCCACTTCAAGACCACAAATAATGCATGTTGGGTCAATCTTGGGAATTCGGTGGTGAAGGCCCGAGCGTACCGCCAAGGTTGATGTCGCTGCCTTCCAGGCAAACACCCGTAACTTTTGCGGGACCTTTGCTTTCCAAACCAGGTTCCAAATTCCTCTATCACCACCAGGTTCTGCACTAGATTGTCCTTCGCTCAGTAAATCAAGAGACGGTTGCAATCCCAGTCTATACGCAGAACGGACCGAAAAAATACCATTTTTCTCTGGGAACCATGCCACAAAATCATCACATTGTCTCTGGGGAAGTTTGATTGCTAATATGGCATCAGCATCACTAGGCGGACAGCAAGACCTGACCATCCCTTCGTCCCATGTTCTTGTGCTGGGgtttataagagcatctccagtcgcatccctcaaaaagcgtccggcacaaatgatttggggcacgtttgggaccgcgctggacaaaaagagaccaaaaatctgtacaaaaaagaggcccttcccagccgcgtccctcaaacagcgtccggatgcatgcattttaatagaggggaccaccccatgtgggaaaagtaggtgagagaaagtgtggggaaagagactagcatgtggggactaggggctgcatgcatgcatccggacgctgtttttgTGTCCAGCGTCCCCGGTATAGAGTCTCTACCAGGGACGCCGGACATAAAATGgggcgctatttagctttggaggacgcgactggaacgcGATTTTCCtcatttcttgtccgccgtcccccaaacgtcatttgggggacgcgactggagatgctctaagctctgATACCCAACGACGACGGGAATTTCCCAATCTTCCAGAAACTTTCAGAGCATCTCCTCTTGGTATCCAGTTGTCCCTAAAAATTGTCACCTGTGTGCCCGACCCAATGCGCCATATAACTAGCTCGGACATGGCTCGCCAACTACTGGGGCGTGAGCCCCTCAAAAAACAAAACTACTGGAGCGTGAACGCACTCCTACTAAACCTCAACACCACCATTTCTTAGATAAATAAACCACCAACCTGTCACGAGTTTCAGTTTCAGGATTCAAACACTAGCATCTCCCGTTGGGGAGGGATCCACGACGGGCCCCGTCAAGGACTCAAGGTCAGGGTCACGGCCAGGCGTGGCCGCTAGCATCTCCCGTTGATTCTTCTGCTTCTCTACAATTTTACGAGGCCTCTACTACACCGCGGATGTCCCGCTGCTGCCTTCCTCAGCTCAAACACATGTCCCTGCGTTGGTCAGACATCGCATCATGGCCTGTCAAGCTTTAGGGATAGCAGTATAGCACTAGATTTGGTACAGCAGGTTAGCTGGGAGAGAAGAGAAAGGATTTTATTTAACTTTCAGAGGCGATCCATGTACTAAAATGTAGCTTGTACATGCTGTTTGTGCCTGGGTGAGCTAAAAAGTGACCCGTTATTTTGCAGATGTGTGTAGCTGCGGAGAAGAGAAATGATTTTATATACatactatttttcaaatttgtacaCAACTTAtattgttcaaacttaaaaaaacaTCCAAATCCACGGCTTATACATCCAAACAGGAATTAGAATTGTGTGACACCCTTTGATTCTAACAACAAAAATCATGCACATCCAAACAACATAATTGAATTAATTCAATTAGAGGTCATTTCATTTTCATCTTGGTTTTGGTATTGCAATGCAATTCATTTCCAAGGCTCAATtttgtgcatccaaacacagcctaagagcatctccagccgcgtcccccaaagcaatttggagcgcgccggaccaaaaatcggttccagccgcgtcccccaaagcccatttttgtctggcgcggccctatacggtgtccggcgccccgagcccgtccccgtcccacaggggacgctccggggacgccggacacaccgaaaagcgaggcggggagtggcggggccgacccgtcagcggcacaataaattttaacctaaccgtcggctacctcgcgatggaagttattggcgcgcagcgacggtgcagttcccgcagaggcgcagcgacgcgtcccgtcgcgcctagctctgcgtgccggcgttaatgagcgccaccgctcctccgcctccctccggcctataaaagggccgcctctcatcgtccctctcacacacaaaccctagcgcctctctcccaaaccctagccgccaccatctcaacaagactcgacgctatgtctgatagaggcggaggccgacctcgcggccgtggtcgtggtcgtggtcgtggtcgtggccgcggcagagctgaacgcttgccgtcgcctcccacgccgtcgtcttcatcgtcggagatggacgtggagccggacgtgctgttcgagttcatcctcgtcctcaagggcgacccgcgcggcatccagaggctgccggactccttcgccgactacgtcgccggcaacgaccgcccgcgcacgatgcatctgcgggaggctgcgtgcggctactaccggtggatcgtcgacgtgatctacgacgcgcgcggcaagatgtacctcaacatcggctgggagaagttcgtgcgccaccacagcctcgaagccggcttcatcctcatgttctcctacttcggcgacagggacatgagcgtcaaggtcttcgacgagacgcgctgccgccgggactaccacggcgatagcaccgacgaggaggacgactgatgatgaagagtgttgtttcttcgcagcgaatacgtacacggaagtttctggatgttcgcctcatcggtagaaccaacaagggcaccatcctcccgctggatttttcagtttgggtgactgggtgtgccctcgagtgttctttcttagcaacgaacacacgaaaccttcgatgcacggcctagttaggtttagtttttttgcaaaattttatatttgtgtccaccatggttcaaactatgtattagtttgtggaaaaccatgttccaaactatgtcttcgtgtaaaccacattcccgattatgtattagtttgtgaaaattgaaataaaaatgccaaaaaaaatattttaaatgtttggagaaggcgtttgggggacgtggctggggagcgacgtcccccaaatgcggcacgaacaaaacacgtcccccaaacgctcaatccggcgcggtttaggggacgcggctggagatgctctaagttcatTACAAAAGCTACACACTGCATCACGCACATTCCATGGCTTACGAGCAATACAGGCAATAACAAGagcttcccattgccatcttggtTTTGGTATTGCACTGCAATTCATTTCCAAGGCTCAGTtttgtgcatccaaacacagcctaAGTTCATTACAAAAGCTACACACTGCATCACGCACATTCCATGGCTACGAGCAATACAGGCAATAACAAGAGCTTCCCATTTATACACTCTTGCACTGTCCTATCAGAAGTACTTCATGCTATGTTCCTCCGTGCTGAGCACTTATTCTAACCAAGCGAATTTTTGAATTTGTCCGGTAGTGCTACTCCTAAATGAATGAGGCACCAAAGATAGTACATCGTAGGAAAAGATTACTGAATTTATCATCAAGAATATATCAGTTAATCTGTATGGATGACACAGCGGTTGACACCTCCCTTGTTCTTGGATCACCAGCTTCCAGTGAAACGCCCCGAGAGTCTTCTCGAACAAGAAGTGGGAGGACGCCAGCGGAGCTCCAAGCATTTGCTACAGCACCACTTGCTTCACCCAAGGTCACTGAGAAAACTGCATCAAAACCACCAGCTCCAGGAACACCAGCTAGTAGAACACCTTCCATATTCATAGTGGCATCCAGAAGCTGTGTCTGTGACTCTGGCTCAATCTGCAGATTTAGAGCTATTATTGAACACACACGAACTTTACTACTAGTAAACTGTGACCACTATCTATAGTTTCATGACCAAAGCTTAGCAATTTGTGTCGATGTAACTATGTCAATCACCACACAAGAAACTTCTGTGAAAACACTATACAACAACAGTCATAATTCATCGAAGGAGTACAGGCATAATTTCATAGAGGGGGTCTTACTGGAATACCGGCTGCCACACCCATCTCACGCATATGAAGCCTTATTTCGAGGAAAGCATTTCTAGCAGCTAATAATGATCTGACAATCAGTTCTTCATGCTGATTAGTAGCCACCTCTGTCCACTGAAAATAACAAGGACAAAAAAAGGTTTTAGCACAGAGCACTAAAGAGTGTACTCTTCCTGCAGATCCACATGGTGATGAACTGAtattccctccatcccaaaatataaggaGCACTTTCTTTTGCATGGTCTTTGATGCACAACCTTGACCACTAATACTTACCAAATTATGGGGATTGGGAATGTATAAATGGTATCCTCTCATTTGTCTTGCAAAATTCTTTCATTTAATATATTCTTGTATTAATTTTGTGGATATATTATAAGTAGAAATCATAGCCAGAGCTGCAAGTTGTTAACCAGTGAAAATCAAGTGTACCTTACATTTTGATACGAAGGGAATAATTAAGAATTAGAAGCATCACATAGGTAAATGTAAGGATATCACACTCATCTGTGTTAACAAAATCTGGTGGTGCCTTCTCCATTCAGTAAGAAAAAAAAATGCAATTTCTGGATTTGATATTTGTTTGCATGTTGATGTGATCTTTGTGTATTTGTACCATGATCCTTGCTGCACTTTAATCATTGTTCAATTAAATTAAGAGATTGGTTGTGTCACAATATTAACAACATAACCAAATAATATTGATCTGCTATCATGATTTTGATATTGAAAAATATTATTTCGTACAACTAATGAGAGGTTACCAATGTTACCTTCATCCATGTCAGATGACTAAAGGACCGCACTACGGATTCATAGGCCGCCCAATGATCTTCGGCAAGTTTGTTCAAGTTTCTCAATTGTTCCTCCAGCACTGAGTTGGCCATTCCCAACTTGCTCCATGTATCTTTGGATTTCTCAGGGTCAGACTTCTGCCACTTCTTCACAGATCCAACCATTGATGGAGTAGATGATCCTCCAGTTCCAGGTTCGCCCAGAAGCTAACAACAAATTCCAAAGCTATGTTAAATTCTAGATTTCATCCTTGACCAAGAACCAAAAAAACATCATCACTGATTGAGAATGAACATGATATTAAACAATAGTATCATACTGCAAGAAAAATAATAATCCctatattggttgtaataacatcttatatgatGGGACAGAGGGAATAGGTAGATGGTTGAATTGAAGTCTTGCAAAAATTGTTCCCAGACTTATGAATATAATGTTGACACTTGACAGCCTAAAACAGGAAATCAAGGCGAATAAATACAAAAAATAACAGGGCATTTTAAAAGAAGGCAAAGATACAAGCTAACGTGAAGTTGTGGCCTGACTACTGACTAGTGAAGATGAAGAACAGGAACATATAGATAAGTACCCTTTCGAATATGAAAGGACGGTGCTCATGAATATTAATATATGCAATATTCATTGTTCATAAAGAGGGGGACATGACTCATGGCGTCCATGCTTACAACAGTACTGCTCACATGCTGTCACTATCATTCTAGCAGTATCAGCCATGGACCAAGCATCACAGCAGTGCAACTACTACTAATAAAGCTGTAAATCCTATACCATCAAAGCATCAATAGCAGCCAGTAGTTCTGATGAGTAGTGGCAACCAATATAACAATTTAATAGCAATAAGGAAAACCGCACCATCAATCATCCAGACAAGTCAACTTACAAGGCACATCAGAGGAGGCAAAGAAAATCGAGTCTTCTCATGATCCCACTTCCCAGTAGCAATATCTGCTACTACTTCTGGCAAGCAACATCCTCCTGAAACCTGTAAACATCTGGTAAGATTTCTACTGACAAAGTTGCTCGGGGTAGACAACTCCACCTTCTGGGACAAACAACTATCTGGCACTAGCAGTTTTTACCTGAGCCGAGGAGAGTATTTCTGGAGAAAACCTTGTATAACGCTGACTACCATAGACAGCAGCACTAACATCAAAACCACTGCCAATCTTCCCTTGTGCTATACAATGTGCACTTTGAGCAATAGCATGCACCAAGTCAAGATTTCGTTCAGTTGCACTATCACTGGAAGATTGATCCAAACACGAAAGGTTAACAGCTCCAAGATAGTGAAGAAGAGCCGCGACAACTGATGCAGTCATGGCAGCTGATGACCCAAGTCCAGTTTTTGCCACTTCAGGTTTGGATATTTCTCCAGTTCCATTAGCAACTTCTGAGTTAAATGTAATTGAACAAAATGGAGGCAATGAAAGCAATACCTCTGGAGATAGAGGCAGACCACGTGCTTCAATCTGAAGAAACGGTGAAATCCACAGCTAGTTATTTACCAGTGACAGAATGCTTTCGGAGAAAACTATAGTTGTATGGATACATATGTCAAACATGGGAACAGTATATTCTACATATTTAGTGTGCACAAGAAAAggcatatttttattttacaagtaAACATGAAAGGAAATAGCCACTCCTGCATGCCTTACAGGCTTACAGCTGGTTATCATGAATACATAAAGCAGGAAAGGAAactaacaaaaaaaaatgaacttAGAAATAATCTGAGAATGTCACTGCCTCTGCTTCGAGTTTACCAAGTAAATCCCTCTTTTGCAGGAAGAATCCGAATCTCAAATTGTTAAGTTAAACGCAACGCCCTGATGTTTTACCAATTCTACTCAATTCATTCCACTTTCTGAtaagtgaagtctaaatgctagtaactgAAACGATATTTTGGTCATAAAAGCTAAGATCGTTACTCAATTCTAGTTATTTTAGATCATCACCCGATTCTGCTCAAGTTATTCTACTCAATTTAGAGATCTTAGATTTGACACTAGCTGCTACTTTTCCATTTAAATGTGTTTGAAGATTCCATGTAGGAAGCCACAAAAAGGAATTTAAAAAAACCATGTAAATATATCAAGGCAGAATTTCTTATTTCCGTTTAAGTATCGTGTTCAAGTGTGATTCAGATAAGAAGCAGTACCTGCTTTCTATACGAATAGAAATCATTGGAGCCCAGAATTGTAATGTTCAAACCTGCAACAATAAATCTGAAACCGTCAATAATGAAGTAAATTAACTAGTATAACATGCAACAGATTCATAGACGGGTAACGAACATCTGCATCACCTTGCAACAGCAGCTTGTCTAGCGTGTCCTTCTTCTCCTTATCAGTAACAATCGCTTTAGCAGCTGCGATGGAGAACTGTATGGCCTGCTCCACGAAAGGGTTTCCAGACTCCCTGTAAACATCAGCAGGCACAATGTGAGTATCTGTATAATGTGAGTATCAAACTTGAATTCCAACAGCAGTGCGGCAAATCAATAGTGCTATGCAGCACCGGGACCCAAGAAGCGGTGAGGAACTCGCCTTGCAGAGGTCAACTGGAGCATCGAGTGCTTGAGGGACAGCTTGTAGGTGGCCTCCCGGGAAAGCTGAGGCGAGGTCACCTTCACATCCGTCCACCCCTAGAGTTACAGCACGAGTGTAGAGGGTAAGCAGCGGTTCGCTGGCACAGGTAATGTGGGGGAGtgggggagggagagggaggttgGGCTCACCCATGCCCAGGAGCCCGGGCTGAGCTCGTCGTGGATGGGGCGGACGATGGCGTAGAAGCGGGCGGTGGTGCTGAGGACGAGGCCGGGGTTGGGGCGCTCCAGCACCAGGTAGCCCCCCGCGACGAGCACCTTCCCCGGCGCCGACGCGACCCTGAACGACGCGGAACCGGGAGGAGGTTAGTTAGATGGCCGGATCGGAGGGTGCCCGGTGAGGCAGATGCGGAATCGAACAGAGTAATTGGGCGGAATCCGGCTGTGCGGACACTCACACTTCCATGGCCTTCTTCTCCTTTGCCGCGACTGTAGCCTGTGGAGCGCGATGCGGAGGTCTTGCGCCGCGCGGAGAAGCACGTTTGTGGGTGCGGCGGAGGAACCGAGGATGAGCGgcgggtggctggagcgtggactGGGGGGTGGGGCGGCGCCGCGCAGCGCGGGGCGGGGCGTTGTGATGTTTAGGTGCGCGTGGTGTCGCCGCGGAACGTGCAGGATCCCACGCTCGATCTCGTTGACGGAGGGCGGCAGGACAGCCTGCCTCCACGAACGTGGGGGTGGGCCTGAGCACGATCTTCACACCACAGCGTTGATGCTGGGCCTAAGGACCTGTGGCTTGGGCCGTTAGCGACTAGCGAACGTGCTTTATTATACtattgtaaactgtgtgcattgattcttacctgtttacttattgcacttattatattactttgtgttgacaattatccatgagatatacatgttgaagttgaaagcaatcgctgaaacttatatcttcctttgtgttatttcaaagctttctactaagaatttattgcttatgagttaactgttatgcaagtcttattgatgcttgtcttgaaagtattactcatgaaaagtctttgctatatgattcatttgtttactcattatcttcatcattgcttcgaatcgctgcattcatctcatgtgctttacaatagtattgatcaagattatgatagcatgtcacttcgaaattatctttgttatcgtttacctactcgagggcgagtaggaactaagcttggggatgcttgatacgtcccaaacgtatctataatttcttatgttccaggctacttttatgatgatactcacatgttttatacacattatatgtcgttattacgcattttccggcactaacccattgacgagatgccgaagagccagttgttgttttctgctgtttttggtttcagaaatcctagtaaggaaatattctcggaattggacgaaatcaacgcccagggtcctattttcacacgaaacttaaagaagaccgaagaggataagaagtggggccacgaggcggccacacactaaggcggcgcggcctgggccttggccgggccggcctgttgtgtggggccctcgtgtggccccctgacctacccttccgcctacttaaagccttcgtcgcgaaaccccgatgcgagagccacgatacggaaaaccttccggagacgccgccgccgccaatcccatctcggggattcagagatcgcctccggcaccctgccggagaggggaatcatctcccggaggactcttcatcgccatgatcgcctccggattgatgtgtgagtagttcacccctggaccatgggtccatagcagtagctagatggtcgtcttctcctaattgtgctatcatgctcgatcttgtgagctgcctatcatgatcaagatcgtttctttctaatcctacatgttgtgtttgttgggatccgatggatattgaatactatgtcaagttgattatcaatctatcatatatgagttgtttatgttcttgcatgctctccgttgctagtagaggctcggccaagttgatacttgtgactccaagagggagtatttatgctcgatagtgggttcatgcctccattaaatgcgggacgagtgacggaaagttctaaggttgtggatgtcttgttgccactagggataaaacatcgatgctttgtctaaggatatttgtgttga encodes:
- the LOC124655995 gene encoding phosphomevalonate kinase, peroxisomal-like, whose translation is MNFDDDAANNDNMKHHHVLEVSLDKGSLLVQQNVEVQELVHKNVGAGGRVMLYTGQCSARTAPHTPTCVRWLARLRPNNIRSCSGPPPRSWRQAVLPPSVNEIERGILHVPRRHHAHLNITTPRPALRGAAPPPSPRSSHPPLILGSSAAPTNVLLRAAQDLRIALHRLQSRQRRRRPWKVASAPGKVLVAGGYLVLERPNPGLVLSTTARFYAIVRPIHDELSPGSWAWGWTDVKVTSPQLSREATYKLSLKHSMLQLTSARESGNPFVEQAIQFSIAAAKAIVTDKEKKDTLDKLLLQGLNITILGSNDFYSYRKQIEARGLPLSPEVLLSLPPFCSITFNSEVANGTGEISKPEVAKTGLGSSAAMTASVVAALLHYLGAVNLSCLDQSSSDSATERNLDLVHAIAQSAHCIAQGKIGSGFDVSAAVYGSQRYTRFSPEILSSAQVSGGCCLPEVVADIATGKWDHEKTRFSLPPLMCLLLGEPGTGGSSTPSMVGSVKKWQKSDPEKSKDTWSKLGMANSVLEEQLRNLNKLAEDHWAAYESVVRSFSHLTWMKWTEVATNQHEELIVRSLLAARNAFLEIRLHMREMGVAAGIPIEPESQTQLLDATMNMEGVLLAGVPGAGGFDAVFSVTLGEASGAVANAWSSAGVLPLLVREDSRGVSLEAGDPRTREVSTAVSSIQIN